The Pseudomonas allokribbensis genome has a window encoding:
- a CDS encoding mannose-1-phosphate guanylyltransferase, producing MNIAQHSTDIEREVDNLGVMSWLSRHQPLPSANESWLGTILLVERIGMFPSSGDIRRPLRDPYPLLAHLKRIYGEQALEVDDRDGLKVIFSDWRFRVRICCNDPAIIINVETRCVTQLMPQKTAELLGHVDNFDMG from the coding sequence ATGAACATCGCACAACATTCGACAGACATTGAACGGGAGGTGGACAACCTCGGGGTGATGAGCTGGTTGTCTCGTCATCAGCCGTTGCCCAGCGCCAACGAATCCTGGCTCGGGACCATCCTGCTGGTGGAGCGGATCGGCATGTTTCCTTCATCCGGGGACATTCGCCGGCCGCTGCGCGATCCCTATCCCCTGCTCGCCCATCTGAAACGGATCTACGGTGAACAGGCGCTGGAGGTCGATGACCGCGACGGCCTGAAAGTGATTTTCAGCGACTGGCGATTCCGGGTGCGCATCTGCTGCAACGACCCGGCGATCATCATCAATGTGGAAACCCGTTGTGTGACACAGTTGATGCCGCAAAAGACCGCAGAGCTTCTGGGTCACGTGGACAACTTCGACATGGGCTGA
- a CDS encoding SGNH/GDSL hydrolase family protein translates to MVAVDDAAPVAASVVEVGDARQRFAQWREGKAGKVLSVSVIGDSYSAGQDFYLNKLVQRLVGEVGFAGPGYVGFNHGAALGGSHFKYTRSSEKYFGGDWQVSSLGQASPDSRTVTGSPGAWLQVDAHPSETINTAVTQAKLLYLGNDEPNEIRYRWAPSQSWQPLKLTGAGVQEVPLSGISAATDWAFRLEVVKGAPTLFGLWMSNDQAGLRVSKLAASGAASADFYHGDSQWQAQWKAVVSKIPADVYLIMLGGNDQGFGVKPEQYLKNVQGLVGMIHEIQPSASVNLIMRQDTTRSSAYPMSAYAQVLEPWAREQHLGYANLQCAFGTDVKRYAAAMIGPDKIHPVPATGGKVIADYFYRMIVGGNHGASCGAASE, encoded by the coding sequence ATGGTTGCAGTGGATGATGCCGCGCCGGTCGCGGCATCGGTGGTCGAAGTCGGCGACGCTCGCCAGCGGTTTGCCCAGTGGCGCGAAGGCAAGGCCGGGAAGGTTCTGTCGGTCTCGGTGATCGGCGACAGCTACAGCGCCGGGCAGGATTTCTATCTGAACAAACTGGTGCAGCGGCTGGTCGGTGAGGTTGGTTTTGCCGGCCCCGGTTATGTCGGTTTCAACCATGGCGCGGCGCTGGGCGGCAGCCATTTCAAATACACCCGCAGCAGCGAAAAGTACTTCGGCGGTGACTGGCAGGTATCGAGCCTCGGTCAGGCCAGCCCCGACAGCCGCACCGTAACCGGAAGTCCCGGTGCATGGCTGCAAGTCGATGCTCATCCGAGCGAAACGATAAACACCGCCGTCACCCAGGCAAAACTGCTCTATCTCGGCAACGACGAACCCAATGAAATCCGCTATCGTTGGGCACCCTCGCAATCCTGGCAGCCGTTGAAACTGACCGGTGCCGGTGTTCAGGAAGTCCCGCTGTCAGGCATCTCCGCCGCGACGGATTGGGCGTTCAGGCTGGAAGTGGTGAAGGGCGCGCCAACGCTGTTCGGTCTGTGGATGAGCAACGATCAGGCCGGTTTGCGGGTGTCGAAACTGGCGGCGTCGGGTGCGGCCTCTGCCGACTTTTATCATGGCGACAGTCAATGGCAGGCGCAGTGGAAGGCGGTGGTGTCGAAGATTCCGGCTGACGTCTACCTGATCATGCTCGGTGGCAACGATCAGGGTTTCGGGGTGAAACCCGAGCAGTACCTGAAAAACGTTCAAGGCCTGGTCGGGATGATCCACGAGATTCAGCCGTCAGCGAGCGTCAACCTGATCATGCGCCAGGACACCACGCGTTCCAGTGCCTATCCGATGTCGGCGTATGCGCAGGTGCTGGAGCCCTGGGCTCGTGAGCAGCATCTGGGTTACGCCAATCTGCAATGCGCGTTCGGTACGGATGTCAAACGTTACGCGGCGGCGATGATCGGCCCGGACAAGATACATCCGGTGCCGGCCACGGGCGGGAAGGTGATTGCCGATTACTTCTATCGGATGATCGTCGGCGGCAACCACGGGGCTTCCTGCGGCGCCGCCTCGGAATAA
- a CDS encoding glycosyltransferase: protein MKKILHVAETIKGGVATVIRTISASPEDDRANYELVYLVPQDQEKELHGIAPQQIRTFDRTGRNVPSLLRFAWRLMQVMLKEKPDVVHLHSTFSGVIGRCVCVLLRPWRKPKIVYCPHAFSFLMESSPIKQKVYAWIERVLQKVTDTIICVSQYEMDKAAAFGIERKRMRLIYNGIHPKDDERKAEDPQPIHLLFVGRLDYQKGFDVLLKAYAKAGRNDLKLTVVGSAVNEATVECPPMDGVQYLPWVTPAEVNALYQQADALIVPSRWEGFAMVPLEGMALGLPVIASDCTSLPELVTHGVSGYVFPTGDHHALADRLKQIQKPALSVLGLEGRRIVRERFSAALMIRQTYDVYSAPSY, encoded by the coding sequence GTGAAAAAAATACTGCACGTGGCTGAAACGATAAAAGGTGGCGTCGCGACGGTGATCCGCACGATTTCCGCGTCCCCGGAAGATGACCGCGCCAACTACGAGCTGGTGTATCTGGTGCCGCAGGATCAGGAAAAGGAACTGCACGGCATCGCGCCGCAACAGATCCGTACTTTCGATCGAACCGGGCGCAATGTGCCTTCGCTGCTGCGTTTTGCCTGGCGCCTGATGCAAGTGATGCTCAAGGAAAAACCCGATGTCGTGCATCTGCACAGTACGTTTTCCGGGGTGATCGGCCGTTGCGTGTGCGTGCTTTTGCGGCCGTGGCGCAAACCGAAAATCGTCTATTGCCCGCATGCCTTTTCGTTCCTGATGGAAAGCTCGCCGATCAAGCAGAAAGTCTATGCGTGGATCGAGCGGGTGTTGCAGAAGGTCACGGACACGATCATCTGCGTCAGCCAGTACGAGATGGACAAAGCCGCAGCGTTCGGCATCGAGCGCAAGCGCATGCGACTGATCTACAACGGCATCCACCCAAAGGATGACGAGCGCAAAGCCGAGGATCCGCAGCCGATTCATCTGCTCTTCGTCGGTCGGCTCGATTATCAGAAAGGTTTCGACGTGCTGCTCAAGGCCTATGCCAAGGCCGGGCGCAACGATCTGAAACTGACGGTGGTCGGCAGTGCGGTCAACGAGGCAACGGTCGAGTGCCCGCCAATGGACGGCGTTCAATACCTGCCGTGGGTCACGCCGGCCGAAGTCAACGCGCTGTACCAACAGGCCGATGCGCTGATCGTTCCTAGTCGCTGGGAAGGCTTTGCCATGGTGCCGCTGGAAGGCATGGCGCTGGGCCTGCCGGTGATTGCCAGCGACTGCACCTCGCTGCCGGAACTGGTCACTCACGGGGTATCCGGCTACGTATTCCCCACCGGTGATCACCACGCGTTGGCCGATCGCCTGAAGCAGATCCAGAAACCCGCGTTGTCGGTCCTTGGACTCGAAGGTCGGCGCATCGTCCGCGAGCGCTTCAGCGCCGCGTTGATGATCCGCCAGACCTACGACGTGTATTCCGCTCCCTCTTATTAA
- a CDS encoding low molecular weight protein-tyrosine-phosphatase translates to MFRKILVVCVGNICRSPTAELLLRNALAPSTITVTSAGLSARVGESMERTARQVLEDRGQSAEGFKARQLTADIVNESDLILVMEKEHVKQVLKIASHARGKVFLLGKWQNEREIQDPYRQGQAAFIHAHALIEDAVGSWAQRLGH, encoded by the coding sequence TTGTTCAGAAAGATCCTTGTCGTCTGCGTGGGCAATATTTGCCGAAGTCCGACAGCTGAACTGTTGCTGCGTAACGCGCTGGCGCCCTCGACGATCACTGTCACCTCCGCAGGCCTGTCTGCACGGGTTGGCGAGTCAATGGAGAGAACGGCCCGCCAGGTGCTGGAAGACCGTGGACAGAGCGCCGAAGGGTTCAAGGCGCGGCAACTGACAGCAGACATCGTCAATGAATCAGACCTGATTCTGGTCATGGAAAAAGAACATGTAAAACAAGTACTGAAGATTGCCTCTCACGCCAGAGGCAAAGTGTTTCTTCTCGGCAAGTGGCAGAACGAGCGAGAAATACAGGATCCGTATCGTCAAGGGCAGGCCGCTTTTATTCATGCCCATGCATTGATTGAAGATGCTGTTGGCTCATGGGCACAACGCCTCGGGCATTGA
- a CDS encoding polysaccharide pyruvyl transferase family protein has protein sequence MNVTILHGYSASNSGDGLLVDLAIALVQRNFGEDTAISVVASDPDSFKYLPHPRFDAPVMAAKGLGRVKQAVFLNQSYAGLADLLKKTDLIVGVGGGYMRSKSAFEHIKLKLGHAKQLETAILSKVPSVYLPQSIGPFHGESDKIVGHYASADAVFVRDNRSSALFDACENVYRAPDLAVQALAGKILQQPKFTRCASTPATVCVVLRKPPAWSKEKKLAYVANLKVLLQRLKNKSKVVCAVQSAVRGNDDGAFYRELGITEDLLPLKATLAKYQPDLVISVRLHGAIESLLSGVPAYHISYERKGFGAYQDMGVEDWVINGGDINVDTIIDTVFAPNALSNFGKRLTDTCREIEAKTVAMDDIIKGVIR, from the coding sequence ATGAACGTAACGATTTTGCATGGCTACAGTGCCTCCAATTCCGGCGATGGTCTGCTGGTCGATCTGGCCATCGCGCTGGTGCAGCGCAACTTTGGCGAGGACACCGCGATCAGTGTCGTGGCCTCCGATCCGGATTCTTTCAAATACCTGCCGCACCCGCGCTTCGATGCGCCGGTCATGGCAGCCAAGGGCCTGGGCCGGGTCAAACAGGCGGTATTCCTCAATCAGTCCTATGCCGGGCTCGCGGATCTGTTGAAGAAAACCGATCTGATCGTCGGCGTCGGTGGCGGCTACATGCGCTCCAAAAGTGCCTTCGAACACATCAAGCTGAAACTGGGCCACGCCAAGCAACTGGAAACGGCGATCCTCAGCAAAGTGCCGTCGGTGTACCTGCCGCAAAGCATCGGGCCGTTCCACGGTGAGAGCGACAAGATCGTCGGCCACTACGCCAGCGCCGATGCGGTGTTCGTGCGCGATAACCGCTCCTCGGCGTTGTTCGATGCCTGCGAAAATGTCTACCGCGCACCGGACCTGGCGGTGCAGGCCCTGGCCGGCAAAATCCTTCAGCAACCCAAGTTCACCCGCTGCGCCTCGACGCCGGCCACGGTGTGCGTGGTGCTGCGCAAACCGCCGGCATGGAGCAAGGAAAAGAAGCTCGCCTACGTGGCCAATCTGAAAGTGTTGCTGCAGCGTTTGAAGAACAAAAGCAAAGTGGTCTGCGCCGTGCAGAGTGCTGTGCGCGGTAATGATGACGGCGCGTTCTACCGCGAGCTGGGCATTACCGAAGACCTGCTGCCATTGAAGGCAACGCTGGCCAAATACCAACCGGATCTGGTGATTTCCGTACGCCTGCACGGGGCGATCGAATCGCTGCTGTCCGGGGTGCCGGCGTACCACATCAGCTACGAGCGCAAAGGCTTCGGCGCCTATCAGGACATGGGCGTCGAGGACTGGGTGATCAACGGCGGCGACATCAATGTCGACACCATCATCGACACGGTTTTTGCGCCGAACGCGCTGTCGAATTTCGGCAAACGCCTGACCGACACCTGCCGTGAAATCGAGGCGAAAACCGTGGCCATGGACGACATCATCAAGGGCGTCATTCGATGA
- a CDS encoding phosphoribosylaminoimidazole carboxylase, with translation MIFRLLLRGGALGAKFLLVLAITHYLGYEALGFYGVVVAASLIASKFYSVGFSSEINRLISVGGSSKRVVDKVLLLYLAVGLLLSVVTVLVYSLFQQVEATTALIACVTLVLLTEHLSFEINSFVFSAQKATAGALLFFIKTGLWALLAVGGMMLGWVSGIASVLWLWVIANVLVIVAGYLIVVNVHRGREEGTLATATVWKAGLPFYLGTGLIALSQYAERFLIIDLEPYASLGKYVYAWSAANTLQALSYAVVAVVGIPVLAKRYQADQQPFTVTQLFVNKWVMRSLVVSAGVAVLIYLFFNIVLDYVATAVPRPDNGILGVLIFSFALRAIGDIVWGGLIASKNSRVSLASSAICLLISVPVSYLLIKHYSIYGAAWGNVFGIIVQLGVIALLTRATRAKKAVVSWA, from the coding sequence ATGATATTCCGCTTGTTGCTGCGCGGCGGAGCACTGGGCGCGAAGTTCTTGCTGGTGCTCGCCATCACCCATTACCTCGGTTACGAGGCGCTGGGTTTCTACGGGGTGGTGGTCGCGGCGTCGTTGATCGCATCGAAGTTCTACAGCGTCGGTTTCAGCTCCGAGATCAATCGGCTGATCAGCGTCGGCGGCAGCTCGAAGCGGGTCGTCGACAAGGTTCTGCTGTTGTACCTGGCCGTGGGGTTGCTGTTGTCGGTGGTGACAGTGTTGGTTTATTCACTGTTCCAGCAAGTTGAGGCGACGACGGCATTGATCGCCTGTGTGACGCTGGTGCTGCTGACCGAGCACCTGTCGTTCGAGATCAACTCGTTCGTGTTTTCCGCGCAGAAAGCCACGGCGGGCGCGTTGCTGTTCTTCATCAAGACCGGCCTTTGGGCGCTGCTGGCCGTGGGCGGGATGATGCTTGGCTGGGTGTCCGGGATCGCCAGCGTGTTGTGGCTGTGGGTCATCGCCAACGTGCTGGTGATCGTCGCCGGTTACCTGATTGTGGTGAACGTTCATCGCGGGCGCGAAGAGGGGACGCTGGCGACGGCGACCGTGTGGAAAGCCGGGTTGCCGTTCTATCTGGGCACCGGTCTGATCGCCTTGAGTCAGTACGCCGAGCGCTTTCTGATCATCGACCTCGAACCCTACGCCAGCCTCGGTAAATACGTGTACGCGTGGTCAGCGGCCAACACCTTGCAGGCGTTGTCCTACGCGGTGGTGGCGGTGGTTGGCATTCCGGTGCTCGCCAAGCGTTATCAGGCGGATCAACAACCGTTCACGGTCACCCAGTTGTTCGTGAACAAGTGGGTGATGCGTTCGCTGGTGGTGTCGGCCGGGGTGGCGGTGTTGATTTACCTGTTCTTCAACATCGTGCTCGATTACGTCGCAACGGCGGTGCCGCGTCCGGACAACGGGATCCTCGGCGTGCTGATTTTTTCCTTTGCCCTGCGCGCCATTGGCGACATCGTCTGGGGTGGCTTGATCGCGTCGAAAAACAGCCGGGTATCCCTCGCCAGTTCGGCCATTTGCCTGCTGATTTCGGTGCCGGTCAGCTACCTGCTGATCAAGCACTATTCGATCTACGGCGCGGCCTGGGGCAACGTCTTCGGGATCATCGTGCAACTCGGCGTGATTGCGCTGCTGACCCGTGCCACGCGCGCGAAAAAGGCTGTCGTGTCATGGGCCTGA
- a CDS encoding acyltransferase family protein produces MSSKKKSLEIETLRGLACLLLVLYHVIGPLGGGLKIDIGSPYRVIADSMVYVRMPLFTFISGYIYSIYKIRGNDFSAFFTGKVRRLIVPLFCVGVPFSVLQAVGPGVNKDVGVIDALLSFFVPINHFWFLQAVFIIFMFVGLLEWRGLLRSATRLYLLFAFSAAVFLLPPFKFDAFGINGATYLLPFFVAGMIGQENVSALKQRFKVLGPLVFVLISLTLLYIAALDRELIIDRRSLIGLTVGCVSCFALLSSDMRSKALTWLGGYSYAIFLFHVLFAATSRSVLGRLGIKDESVLVFCGVACGLLGPVLLSTIFSRFNFTSVLFLGERAAAKKPAGNVSPAQVSAKGSV; encoded by the coding sequence ATGTCGAGCAAGAAAAAGTCGCTGGAGATCGAAACCCTGCGCGGCCTCGCGTGCCTGTTGCTGGTGCTCTATCACGTGATCGGCCCGTTGGGCGGCGGTTTGAAGATCGACATCGGCTCGCCGTACCGGGTGATCGCCGATTCGATGGTGTACGTGCGCATGCCGCTGTTCACCTTTATCTCGGGCTACATCTATTCCATCTACAAGATTCGCGGTAATGACTTTTCGGCGTTCTTTACCGGCAAGGTGCGGCGGCTGATCGTGCCGCTGTTCTGCGTAGGCGTGCCGTTCTCGGTGTTGCAGGCGGTGGGGCCGGGCGTGAACAAGGACGTCGGCGTGATCGATGCGTTGTTGTCGTTCTTTGTGCCGATCAACCACTTCTGGTTCTTGCAGGCGGTGTTCATCATCTTCATGTTTGTCGGCCTGCTGGAATGGCGTGGCTTGCTGCGTTCGGCGACGCGTTTGTACCTGCTGTTCGCGTTCTCCGCCGCGGTGTTTCTGCTGCCGCCGTTTAAGTTCGATGCGTTCGGCATCAATGGGGCGACCTATCTGTTGCCGTTCTTTGTGGCCGGGATGATTGGCCAGGAGAATGTCAGCGCGTTGAAGCAGCGATTCAAAGTGCTCGGCCCGTTGGTGTTCGTGCTGATTTCCCTGACGCTGTTGTACATCGCGGCGCTGGATCGCGAGCTGATCATCGATCGTCGCAGCCTGATCGGCCTGACGGTGGGTTGCGTGTCCTGCTTCGCGTTGCTGTCGAGTGACATGCGCTCGAAGGCGCTGACCTGGCTCGGTGGTTACTCTTACGCGATTTTCCTGTTTCATGTGCTGTTCGCCGCGACATCGCGTTCGGTGCTCGGACGCCTGGGCATCAAGGACGAAAGCGTTCTGGTGTTCTGCGGCGTGGCTTGCGGTTTGCTCGGGCCGGTGTTGCTGTCGACGATCTTCAGTCGGTTCAACTTCACTTCGGTACTGTTTCTGGGCGAGCGTGCGGCGGCGAAAAAACCGGCGGGGAACGTCTCCCCGGCGCAAGTCTCGGCTAAAGGAAGTGTTTGA
- a CDS encoding polysaccharide biosynthesis tyrosine autokinase: MQLPSVVGTRDNDQDSIDLLGIFGSLIDQKWLIGAFTGAFMMTGVAYAILATPVYLANALVQVEPKKNDMLGFSDLNSMLGGQSPSVTEIGIIKSRAVIGKTVDDLRLDIDVTPNTFPVIGGFLSRRYRGETELSVAPPRFGLNSYAWGGERLEFSRLDLPKELLGKKLSLIAGEQHRFQLFDDNDNLLAEGVAGEAFAQDCVEGQITQLLANPGTRFEVVRYPRIVTIQGYQDALDISEQGKESGIIRLALASSDAAEAVKILNKIASLYVDQNVRRTSAEAAQSLAFLQSQLPQVKRDLAKASDALNAYQTRGKTVNISLETQSVLGQSVALETRISELKLQQAEMDRKFTKQHPAYRALMTQIGELTQQQRSLEGKVQDLPATQQELLNLTRDVEVASQIYTQLLNKSQELDIIRAGAVGNVRLVDTADVDLTSPVKPKKALIVLIATFLGAFVGVALVLLRKSLSKGLEGPEAIEQLGLPVYASIPYSALQQEEDTKKVRAKVTVDTPAYLLALRNPTDLSIESIRSLRTCLHFAALDSTNNRIMISGPSPQVGKTFVSSNLAAVMAQSGQRVVLIDADMRKGHLHKSLNTPITNGLSDLLVKRCTLEQAINKVEVDNLHFISRGQVPPNPSELLMHANFRELLAQLSERYDVVIIDTPPLLAVTDAAIVGREAGISLIVARFGVNPAKEIELTIRRFAQNGIELKGAVFNGVEKRAASYYGNGSYGYYNYEYASDKS, translated from the coding sequence ATGCAGTTACCGTCAGTAGTCGGCACCCGTGACAACGATCAAGACAGTATTGATCTTCTCGGCATATTTGGCAGTTTGATCGATCAGAAATGGTTGATCGGCGCCTTCACCGGCGCGTTCATGATGACCGGCGTTGCCTACGCGATTCTGGCCACGCCGGTGTATCTGGCCAACGCGCTGGTACAGGTCGAACCGAAGAAGAACGACATGCTCGGTTTTTCCGATCTCAACAGCATGCTGGGCGGGCAATCGCCGTCCGTGACCGAGATCGGGATCATCAAATCCCGTGCAGTGATCGGCAAGACGGTCGACGATCTGCGCCTGGACATCGATGTCACCCCGAATACTTTTCCGGTGATCGGCGGCTTTCTCTCCCGCCGTTATCGCGGGGAGACCGAACTCAGCGTCGCGCCGCCACGTTTCGGCCTGAACAGCTACGCCTGGGGCGGTGAGCGCCTGGAGTTTTCCCGGCTCGATCTGCCCAAAGAACTGCTGGGCAAGAAACTCAGCCTGATCGCCGGCGAGCAGCATCGCTTCCAGCTATTCGATGACAACGACAACCTGCTGGCAGAAGGCGTTGCCGGCGAAGCCTTCGCGCAGGACTGCGTAGAAGGGCAGATCACGCAGCTGTTGGCCAACCCCGGTACCCGTTTCGAAGTGGTGCGCTACCCACGAATCGTGACCATCCAGGGTTATCAGGACGCGCTGGATATTTCCGAGCAGGGCAAGGAGTCGGGGATCATCCGTCTGGCCCTGGCCAGCAGCGACGCCGCTGAAGCGGTGAAGATCCTCAACAAGATCGCGTCGCTGTACGTCGATCAGAACGTACGCCGCACCTCGGCCGAAGCGGCGCAGAGCCTGGCCTTCCTGCAAAGCCAGTTGCCGCAGGTCAAACGCGATCTGGCCAAGGCCAGCGATGCGCTCAACGCCTACCAGACTCGCGGCAAGACCGTGAATATCTCCCTGGAAACCCAATCGGTGCTCGGCCAGTCCGTCGCCCTCGAAACGCGGATTTCCGAGCTGAAACTGCAACAGGCGGAGATGGATCGCAAGTTCACCAAACAGCACCCGGCCTATCGTGCGTTGATGACCCAGATTGGTGAGTTGACCCAGCAACAGCGGTCGCTGGAAGGCAAGGTTCAGGACCTGCCGGCCACGCAACAGGAACTGCTCAACCTGACCCGCGATGTCGAAGTCGCTTCGCAGATCTACACCCAGTTGCTGAACAAATCCCAGGAGCTGGACATCATCCGCGCCGGCGCCGTGGGCAACGTGCGTCTGGTGGATACGGCGGATGTCGACCTGACCAGCCCGGTCAAACCGAAGAAAGCCCTGATCGTGCTGATCGCGACCTTCCTCGGCGCCTTTGTCGGCGTGGCCCTGGTGCTGTTGCGCAAGTCGCTGAGCAAGGGCCTGGAAGGGCCGGAAGCCATCGAGCAGCTCGGCTTGCCAGTCTACGCGTCGATTCCCTACAGCGCCCTGCAACAGGAAGAGGACACCAAGAAAGTCCGCGCCAAGGTCACGGTGGATACGCCGGCGTATCTGCTGGCCCTGCGCAATCCGACGGACCTGTCCATCGAGTCGATCCGCAGCCTGCGCACCTGCCTGCATTTCGCGGCGCTGGATTCGACCAACAACCGCATCATGATTTCCGGCCCGAGCCCGCAGGTCGGCAAGACCTTTGTGTCTTCCAACCTTGCGGCAGTCATGGCGCAGAGCGGACAGCGGGTGGTGCTGATCGATGCCGACATGCGCAAGGGGCATCTGCACAAGTCGCTGAACACGCCGATCACCAACGGTTTGTCGGACTTGCTGGTCAAGCGCTGCACCCTGGAGCAGGCGATCAACAAGGTCGAAGTCGACAACCTGCACTTCATCAGCCGTGGTCAGGTGCCGCCCAATCCATCCGAGCTGTTGATGCACGCCAATTTCCGCGAACTGTTGGCGCAACTCAGCGAGCGTTATGACGTGGTGATCATCGACACACCGCCGCTGCTGGCGGTGACGGATGCGGCGATTGTCGGTCGCGAAGCGGGCATCAGCCTGATCGTCGCGCGCTTCGGGGTGAACCCGGCCAAAGAGATCGAACTGACGATTCGCCGCTTCGCCCAGAACGGCATCGAGTTGAAAGGCGCGGTGTTCAACGGCGTCGAGAAGCGTGCGGCCAGTTACTACGGCAACGGCAGCTACGGCTACTACAACTACGAATACGCGTCCGACAAGTCCTGA